In Amia ocellicauda isolate fAmiCal2 chromosome 16, fAmiCal2.hap1, whole genome shotgun sequence, the following proteins share a genomic window:
- the ical1 gene encoding islet cell autoantigen 1-like isoform X3, which produces MWWSMVEWNSQLQSFRQKQFFRSVQMTCTELLKVIEKYQQRITHLSQEENELGLFLRFQAEHDKTKAGNMMDATSKALCASAKQRLALCTPLHRMQQEVETFRRRAISDSLLTVERMEKARTEYRGALLWMKDVSQELDPDTYKQLEKFRKVQAQVRNTKTQFDKLKNDVCQKVDVLGASRCNMLSHSLGTYQTTLLQFWEKTALMMSEIHEAFKGYIPYEFTTLKDLRDPLDQLADELIEGEKKDSPMQKDIDKLISLDEDKPAEPGTEAVLAQDADGQSKDSHSSLCASLDSGRHGEVQETTASHEQDLLMSPNRPPSPPAASGQLPPFCQMVPRDLLADVAEAEDVEKSDLSFLRELLSPGPAGHDEFTREWHNAFGSFEASPAPAPAPASAAFAAAPPSSAAAFSPEQPSSPTGFLPSQLLDSSLSATGWTTPPMFQAQPLQMPQPPTQPLNLPQPPQSTPKMPQKASKAPSRDMSAWFNLFADLDPLSNPDAIGRSDDELLNA; this is translated from the exons TTTTTTCGATCTGTCCAGATGACGTGCACAGAACTTCTGAAAGTAATTGAGAAGTACCAACAGAGAATCACTC ACCTGTCCCAGGAGGAGAATGAGCTGGGGTTGTTTCTGCGATTCCAGGCCGAACATGACAAAACCAAAGCGGGGAACATGATGGACGCCACCAGCAAGGCTCTCTGCGCTTCTGCCAAGCAAAG GCTGGCCCTGTGCACGCCCTTGCATCGCATGCAGCAGGAGGTGGAGACGTTCCGGCGGCGGGCCATCTCCGACAGCCTGCTCACGGTGGAGCGCATGGAGAAAGCTCGCACGGAGTACCGTGGCGCCCTGCTCTGGATGAAGGACGTGTCACAGGAGCTCGACCCAGACACCTACAAACAGCTGGAGAAGTTCAGGAAG GTCCAAGCCCAGGTGAGGAACACCAAGACCCAGTTTGACAAGCTGAAGAACGACGTGTGTCAGAAAGTGGACGTTCTGGGGGCCAGCCGCTGTAACATGCTCTCCCACTCCCTGGGCACTTACCAG ACCACGCTGCTCCAGTTCTGGGAGAAAACGGCCCTGATGATGTCCGAGATCCACGAAGCATTCAAGGGCTACATTCCTTATGAGTTCACTACACTGAAG GATTTGCGGGACCCACTAGACCAACTGGCTGATGAGCTCATAGAGGGGGAGAAGAAGGACAGCCCTATGCAAAAGGACATCGACAA ACTGATTTCTCTGGACGAAGATAAGCCTGCAGAACCCGGAACAGAAGCAG TTCTAGCCCAGGATGCTGACGGACAAAGCAAAGACAGCCACAGCTCTCTGTGTGCCAGCCTTGACTCTG GTAGACACGGAGAGGTGCAGGAGACAACGGCGAGCCACGAGCAGGACCTGTTAATGAGCCCCAAccgcccccccagcccccccgcAGCCAGCGGCCAGCTCCCACCCTTCTGTCAGATGG TGCCTAGGGACCTGCTCGCCGATGTGGCTGAGGCAGAGGACGTGGAGAAGAGTGACCTGTCCTTCCTGCGGGAGCTGCTGAGCCCAGGCCCTGCTGGCCATGACGAGTTCACCCGAGAGTGGCACAACGCCTTCGGCAGCTTCGAAGCCAGCCCAGCCCCGGCCCCCGCCCCTGCCTCCGCCGCCTTCGCCGCCGCTCCGCCGTCCAGCGCCGCCGCCTTCTCACCCGAGCAGCCTTCCAGCCCCACGGGCTTCCTGCCGTCACAGCTCCTCgacagcagcctcagtgccacAG GTTGGACAACCCCCCCCATGTTCCAGGCTCAGCCCCTGCAGATGCCGCAGCCCCCAACTCAACCCCTCAACCTGCCCCAGCCCCCCCAGAGTACCCCCAAGATGCCACAGAAGG CCTCCAAAGCCCCGTCCAGAGACATGTCCGCCTGGTTCAACCTGTTCGCAGACCTGGACCCCCTGTCGAACCCGGACGCAATCGGGCGCTCCGACGACGAGCTGCTGAACGCCTGA